One Thalassophryne amazonica chromosome 10, fThaAma1.1, whole genome shotgun sequence genomic region harbors:
- the actl6a gene encoding actin-like protein 6A → MSGGVYGGDEVGALVFDIGSYSVRAGYAGEDCPKADFPTVIGVTLDREDGSTPMETDGDKGKQSGTTYYIDTNQLKVPRESMEVMSPLKNGMIEDWDSFQAILDHTYKMHFKSEPSLHPVLMSEASWNTRAKREKLTELMFEHYNIPAFFLCKSAVLSAFANGRSTGLVLDSGATHTTAIPVHDGYVLQQGIVKSPLAGDFMSMQCRELFQELNVEIIPPYMIASKDAVREGAPANWKKKEKLPQVTRSWHNYMCNTVIQDFQASVLQVSDSPYDEQVAAQMPTVHYELPNGYNCDFGAERLKIPEGLFDPSNAKGLSGNTMLGVGHVVTTSVGMCDIDIRPGLYGSVVVTGGNTLIQGFTDRLNRELSQKTPPSMRLKLIANNTTVERRFSAWIGGSILASLGTFQQMWISKQEYEEGGKQCVDRKCP, encoded by the exons ATGAGGTGGGAGCCTTGGTGTTTGACATCGGCTCATATTCAGTAAGAGCTGGCTATGCAGGAGAAGACTGTCCCAAG GCGGACTTCCCCACAGTGATTGGTGTGACCCTCGACCGAGAGGATGGCAGTACACCGATGGAGACGGATGGTGATAAGGGCAAGCAGAGTGGCACCACCTACTATATTGACACCAACCAACTGAAGGTACCCAGGGAGAGTATGGAGGTCATGTCGCCGCTCAAGAATGGCATGA TTGAGGACTGGGACAGTTTCCAGGCCATTCTGGATCACACATACAAGATGCATTTCAAATCTGAGCCCAGCCTGCATCCAGTACTCATGTCAGAAGCGTCG TGGAACACACGAGCAAAGCGAGAGAAGCTAACAGAACTGATGTTTGAGCATTACAACATTCCTGCCTTCTTTCTTTGCAAATCCGCTGTGCTGTCTGC CTTTGCTAATGGGCGTTCCACAGGCTTAGTGTTGGACAGCGGAGCCACACATACAACAGCAATTCCAGTACATGATGGCTATGTCCTCCAGCAAG GTATTGTCAAATCGCCGCTAGCAGGTGACTTCATGAGCATGCAGTGCAGGGAGCTGTTCCaagaattaaatgttgaaataattcCTCCTTATATGATTGCATCAAAG GATGCGGTACGTGAAGGAGCCCCAGCCAACTGGAAGAAAAAAGAGAAACTTCCTCAAGTCACCCGCTCGTGGCATAACTATATGTGTAAT ACTGTAATCCAAGACTTCCAGGCGTCTGTACTGCAGGTGTCCGACTCGCCGTATGATGAACA GGTTGCTGCCCAGATGCCCACAGTACACTATGAGCTGCCCAATGGCTACAACTGTGACTTTGGGGCAGAGAGGCTAAAAATCCCAGAAGGACTGTTTGACCCCTCAAATGCCAAG GGGCTGTCTGGAAACACTATGTTAGGAGTCGGCCACGTGGTGACCACCAGCGTGGGAATGTGCGACATCGACATTCGACCT GGTCTTTATGGCAGTGTTGTGGTGACTGGAGGAAACACGCTCATTCAGGGATTCACTGACCGACTGAACAGAGAACTCTCCCAGAAGACGCCTCCG AGCATGAGGCTGAAGCTGATAGCCAACAACACAACAGTAGAGCGCCGGTTCAGTGCCTGGATAGGAGGCTCCATCCTGGCATCGCTT GGAACCTTCCAGCAAATGTGGATCTCCAAACAGGAGTACGAGGAGGGAGGAAAACAGTGTGTGGACAGAAAATGTccttga